ATAAGAGTCGCCGTTGAAAACAGACACAGCGACTGGCCCTTGTCTAGAAAGTTCGGTGCCGATCCTATGACTGCCGTTCAACTCATCGAGCAAGCATCCAGGCTCAGGCTCAACCCGGTCGGTGTGAGTTTCCATGTTGGTTCACAAAACTATGACCCAAAAAGTTGGTGGAATGCCATAGAAAGTGTGGCGCGCATCTTTTATTGGGCAGAAAAACTTTACGGTATCAACTTGAACGTGCTCGACATCGGTGGAGGCATCCCAGTCAAGCACATCAAGCCTATACCGACAGTTGAAGAGATAGGTATCACCGTACAACAAGCGATCAACGAATATCTGTACGGTGTGAAAGACCTGCAGATCTTCGCTGAACCAGGCCGCTCAATGGTTGGGGACGCAGCCATTCTCGTCACGAAAGTTTTGTTGAGATGCCAGCGTGGTAGTGAGGAGTGGGTTTACATCGATGCGGGTGTCTTCCATGGTCTGATGGAAACTATCGAGAATTTCCGTTATGAAATCGTCGTTGAAGGAAAGGAAGATGAACAGAAGGTACCTTTCGTTCTGGCTGGACCAACGTGTGACAGTGTTGACAAGATCTATGATGATGCAATGCTTCCTTATAACGTTACACTCGATGACATTTTGTACTTCATCAATGCTGGTGCTTACACCGTAGAATACGCCACGAACTTCAACGGCATCCCTGGACCGAAAGTCTACTTCGTTCAGGATCTAGTTTCTAAAGTTTGAACGAAAATTTGCCTTGCCCTCGGTCCATCGAACTCACAAAAGAATATCCGCTGCCAAGTACCGAGGGCAAGTTCTCCATCATTCACTAGGACCATCACAGAAGAGCCAATCAAACTTGCCTTTATGTGTGCATCAGCGTTGCCTTCAAGATGGCGATAATTTCCATCTGCCGGTACCAACCTAGAAAGTTTCTCAATGATGTCGAATCGAACGGAACTGTCTGCCCCCTCGTTTATGGTTATCGCAGCCGTCGTGTGAGGCACAAAGATGAAACACACACCGTTCTTCAACCCTGAATCCGATATTAACTTTTGAATTTGATCAGTGATATCTACCATCTCGACCCTTTGCTTTGTTCTAAGCGATAAGGTCATCATAGCAACGATTCACTCGAACGTGACATTGGTGATTATGACTATGTAACCGTTGTGTTCCTCAAACTCTACTTTGACCCGCTCGGGGGAAACTTTGAAGGTGTCACTCACCCAAGTTACGATCTTCTCTTTTATCCTTTCAGAATTCTTCTCGAACTCTGTCTTTGGGATGATCTCAGTGACAGAAACGGGTCGTCTACGCTCAAGAATAGCTTCTAATCTTTTGTAAGCTGTGTCTCTACTCCTTTCCCGCTTCTTTTTTCTACTGAAGAGGCCGAAGAACCACATCACTATCAGCTCCTCTTCTTACCAAACAGATTCTTGAAGAAGGACAAAAAGCCTTTTTCTTGCGCTTGTGATAGATCTTGATCCAACGGTATAGTTTCCCCCTTGAGACGCCTAGCGATGTTTTCAAAAACTTTTGTCACATTCAAATCGCCATTCAATACCACTGGGATACCCTTGTTCGTAGCGATTATCACATCTTCACAGTCCGGTACCACACCGATTATTTCCAGTGCCAGTGTGGTTGCAACATCTTGCTCGGTGAGCATTTCTCCAGCTTTGACCATCTTGGATTTGAACCTGTTCAATATAACCTTCATAGACTTCTCGTCAAATCCTAAATTTTCGAGTAGACCGACGACCCTGTCAGCATCGGAGAGCGCGGGGAGTTCTGGTGTGGTAACTATCAACGCAAGTTCTGCTGGAGCGACAGCGTTTCTGAAACCTCTCTCTATTCCCGCCGGAGAATCTATGATGATGTAGTCAAACAACGGATGCAAAGCTTTCACTACCGCTTTCATGTCTTCTGGTGAGACCATTTCCTTGGTTGCAACCTGAGACGTTGCTAGAAGATAGAGATTTCGCTGCTGCTTGTGTTTCACAAGAGCTTCCTGAGCGCTCACCTTACCATTCACCACATCGATCAACGTGTGCACAACCCTGTTCTCCAAGCCCAACACCACATCAAGATTCTTGAGGCCTATGTCTGCATCTATCACACAAACTTTGTCACCAAACTTCGCCAGGGTGCAACCAAGATTGGCCGTCACCGTGGTCTTACCAACACCACCTTTACCTGAAGTGACAACGATGACTTTAGCCACGAACGTTCACCACCTTGGGGAACATTTTTCGCATAAATTTTACCACAACACGCATTTTCAAAATGTGGCCATGTTTTACCACCACGTATTGTGTGGTAAGTTATCTACCACTATCTATAGAAAAATGGTAAATTTGCTCGAAAAGCCTTTCTAAAAGCAAGTTTTTTGATGGTAAATTGCTTCAATATAGCTTGAAGAAAGGACTAGAAACAACTGTGAAAAAACGGTGGATGTAGAGACTCACACCTTCAACCATCTTGCCAAGCGCTTTTGAGAAATTTACCATCGAAGAAATCAGCGATGAGAAAGGATTTTCCTTCAAATTTACCAAACGCCCCCCAAAATTTACCACGCAACTTACCACGCAACTTACCACTGAGCTTTATAAAAAATTTCGCTTTAGATGCCCATTTTCGTCAACGCAAAAGTTGCGTTAATAGATTTACCACCACCTATTTATTATTACTACTACGTAATGAGAATAATGATAGAATGATTTTTAGTAGGAAAAGCGTGGAAAATTTTCCAAAACTTGGGGGCGATCAACTTGTTCGTGAAAAACTGGATGAGTACGGACTTTCCATCCATAAGTGTCAAAGCAAGTGTACAGGAAGCTCTCAACCAAATGAGAAAGCACAGAACGGATTACTGTGTGGCGACAGATGAAGAGGGAAAGTTTGCAGGTTTTGTGTACAAGAACAACATCGCTAATGCAAACTTTGAAGCCAGTGTAGAAAATTACGTTTCCTTCCCGGACTTTTATGTACACGAAGATAGTTACATCGAAGAAGCTGCACTAACTTTCAGGGAATCACACGAAAGTTGCTTAGCAGTCGTCGATGAAGAAATGAAAGTCAAAGGTGTGGTAACCTTGACTGAGGTACTCGAAGCTTTCGTTGCGATCACTGCCATGGATGAACCTGGTGTACGTGTACTCATGGTCCTTCAAGACAAACCTGGCGAACTCAAAAAAGTTCTGGATGTCTTTGCAATGAACAACATAAACGTTCTTGCAGTCAATACGGTCAAGCGTGACGGGCTTCGCAGCTTGTCGATAAAAGTGGATGCTCATGAACCAAAGCAAATCGAATGGCTTCTGAAAGAACATGGCATCAAATTTGAAAAGCTAGTGAAGGAGGAAGGCTTCTGAAACAGTTGTTCTTGGCTGCCGTGCAAGGTGCAACCGAGTTTTTACCCATATCGAGTTCTGGTCACCTTCTTTTGGCATCAGAGCTCCTTCGTGGAGAGTTGAATCTTAAGATGGCTGTTCTACTCCACGTTGGTAGCTTGTTCGCCGTTTTACTCTTCGTTCGTCGTTCAATCCTCAGAGTTTTCAAAGATTGGAAATTTTTGGTCAATCTGGTTATTTCAACAATACCAGCAGCATTCGTAGGTATATTTTTCGAGGATTTGGTGGAACGAGCGTTTTCTAGCCTTTTTCTTTTACCATTGCTGTTCGCTATCAACGCGCTCGTGCTAACTCTCGCCTCACTGAAGAATGGTGATAGGAGTTTGGAGCAGATGAACGTTCAGCACGCATTGCTGATAGGTTTGTTTCAAGCCGTTGCTGTTTTCCCCGGCATATCTCGTAGCGGTATGGCTTTATCTGCAGCTTTGCTACTCGGTTACAAAAGAGAAGAGGCCGTAAAGTATGCTTTCCTAATGGCCATACCAGTACTCGCAGGTGCGAGTTTATTGAAATTGAAGGGAGCCTCAATTTTCATGGATCTGAGCTTTTTTGTCTCATTTTTGAGCAGTTTGCTGGCTCTGTTCGTTTTGAGAAAAGTGGTCTTGGTTGGCAAATTGAAAGTGTTCGCAAGTTATTGTCTAGCGGTGGCCTTTTTGGTTTTTGTTCTGGGGTGATGAGTTGATGAAGTTCGAGGTTCTGATAACTGGTGGAAGCATCAGAGTGCCTCCATATGTGGCAGCACCGTACTGTACTGTAGCGCTTTTGAGCGATGAAAAAAGGATGGTTCTCATAGAGCCAGGTAGTTTTCCGGCGTGGGAGGCGCTCGAACGGTCGTTCAAAGAAAAAGGTTTGAAAGCCGAAGACATAACTGATTTAGTCATCTCACACGTTCATATGGATCATATATTCTGTTCCATATTCTTCAAAAACGCGGTCGTTCATGTACATGAGAAATACATAGAAAGAAACTACTCTTCCTTTGGACCGATCGCTGGTTTATTTTACCCGATGGTTTTGAACAGTTGGAAAGAGGTTCATCCAATCAAGGATGGAGACGTACTCTTCGATTGCGTCAAGGTTTTCCACACTCCTTATCACTCCTCCGACCATGTGTCGCTGCTGATCCAAACGGAGAACATGGGAAGGGTCTTCATGCCCGGGGACATATGTTACAGCAGGATTGAGTACTTTGAATACATGAAGGGTTACAAGAAAGATGACGTCGCAAAATTCCTCAAGACCATTTCTAAAGATTGTGACTGGATCGTTTTCACACACGATTTGCCTATGAAGGTGGTGGGGTGAATGGTTGAAGAATTCGTAAATTACAGAGCGAAATTGAATCAGCTCATAGAGAAGAAAGGTAACCTACACACGAAGCGTTTCATGAATCTCGACGCACAGGTTTACGAAAAAGGCGTCTTGGACACCAAGACCAAAGAGATGCTCGGTTTGGTAGCCTCGATGGTGCTCAGATGCAACGATTGCATAACTTACCATATGATAAGACTCTTCCAATTGGGAACGAGTGATGAAGAGTTTTTTGAAATCTTCAACGTTGCCTTGATAGTCGGTGGTTCAATAGTCATACCGCATCTGCGAAAAGCAGTAGAAGTGTTGGAAGAACTGAGGGAGCTTGAAAAGAATGGCAAGACTGTTTCTCTTTGACGGTACTGGTCTTGCTTTCAGGGCTTATCATGCCATCGATCAGTCGCTGAGCACAAGTAATGGTGTTCCTACGAACGCAACTTACGGCTTGATGAGGATGATGCTAAAGTTCTTGAAAGAGTGGGTCAAGGAAGGCGATTACACAGGTTTTGCGATGGATAAAAAAACGAAAACTTACCGACACGAGTTACTCGCTGAATACAAGGCTCACAGGCCTTCCGCTCCGGATGCTATGTTGCAACAACTGCCATACATAAAACGTGGCGTTGAGGCGCTCGGGGTGAAGGTACTCGAGTATGAAGGTTGTGAAGCAGACGATGTCATCGCTACACTTGCGAAGAAAGGTGAATCAATCTTCGAAGAAATCCACATCGTCAGTGGAGACAAAGATATGCTTCAACTCGTGAGTGACAGAATAAAAGTTTGGCGTCCTGTGAAGGGGATTTCTGAATTGGAGATGTACGATGAAAAGAAGGTTTTAGAGAAGTTTTCTGTCCGACCGAGATACATAGTTGATCTGTTGGCGCTCGCGGGGGATGCCATCGACAATGTGCCAGGTGTACAAGGTATTGGTCCGAAAACAGCCGTTGAACTCATCTCACGCTATGGAAGCTTGGAGGAAATATACGAAAAGATCGACAAGAGCAGTAAGATAGGTAAAATGCTCTTCCAGTATAGAGAGGACGCCTTCAAAAGTAAGCGCCTTGTGACATTGATGACCAACCTTGAACTTGGTCTAGATTGGGAGGAGTTAAGGTATAAAGGTTTCAATCAGGAACGGCTCGTGGAATTTTTCAAAGAGTTGGAATTTTCAAGTTTGATGAAGGAACTTGGACTTTACAGCCAACAACCCGAGCAAACGCCATACAAAACAGTCTCAACAGAAGCGGAATTTGAAAAACTTTTGCAACGCATACACGCTAGCCAGTACGTTGTCATCGATGTTGAGACAGATTCTTTGATACCCTTAGATGCACATTTGGTTGGTGTTTCAGTGGCATTGCCAGATAAAAGTAGTTATTATGTACCAGTGGGTCACAAAAAAGGGCCAAACTTACCATTGGAAAAAGTTCTGAAGGGTTTGAAAACGGTCCTTGAGGACAAGACTACCAGGATCATCGGACAGAACTTGAAGTACGATTACGCTGTGTTCATGATGTATGGTCTCAGACCCAACGTGCCGACGTTTGATACCATGATCGCAGCCTATTTGTTGAACCCTGATGAGAAAAAGTTCGGCCTCGATGAACTGGCTTTGAAATTCCTCAACTATAAGATGATGAGCTTTGACGATTTGGTGAAGAGTTCTTCGCCCTTGTTCAGTGCGGTTACCTTTGCCGATGTTGATGTTCATGATGCGACGAGGTATTCTGCCGAGGATGCCGATGTCACGAGAAAATTGTACGAGCTTTTGAATGTGAAGTTGCATGAACAAGGCTTGACCGAGGTTTTGGAAAAAATAGAAATGCCGTTGATACCAATACTTGCGGAGATGGAATTAACGGGTGTTTATGTTGACGTTTCTTACCTTAAGGATTTATCAATGAAATACAATGTGAAGATGGATGAACTTTCGAGGCAGATATTCGATCTCGCCGGAGAAGTGTTCAATTTGAATTCACCGAAGCAGACAGCTTACGTGTTGTTCGAAAAGTTGAAGATCAAACCGAAGGGTAAAACACCGAGTGGTGAACCTTCCACCAGAGCTGATATTCTGGAAGACTTGGTTGAAGAGCATCCCATCGTACCGCTGATCCTTTCTTACAGGAAATATCAGAAATTGAAATCGACGTACCTAGATGTGTTACCGAAACTCGTTCATCCAAAAACAAACCGTATTCATACAAGTTTTCACCAGACTGGAACCGCTACGGGAAGGTTGAGCAGCAGCGATCCAAATTTGCAGAATTTACCCAGCAGGCAAGAGGAAGGCAGAGAGATAAGAAAGGCGATCGTACCTCAACACCCAAACTGGAAGATTGTGAGTGCTGATTATTCTCAGATTGAGCTCAGAGTGCTGGCACACATGAGCAAAGATGAAAATCTCATTGAAGCGTTCATCAAGGACAAAGACGTTCACACGTTTACTGCTTCACGCATATTCGGTGTGAGGGAAGAAGATGTTGACCCACAACAAAGGGCCATAGGTAAAATGGTCAACTTTTCCATCATATATGGAGTGTCTGCATACGGTTTATCGCAACGCACAGGTCTTTCCTTCAGGCAAGCGGAAGCTTTCATAAAGGAATACTTTGAGCTTTATCCAGGCGTGAGGGATTATCTGACGAAAGTCATATCTTTCGCGAAAACTCACGGACACGTGAGAACATTGTTCGGAAGAAAGCGTGAAGTACCGCAGTTGAGATCCTCCGACGTTTCGGTCAGGCAAGAAGGCGAAAGAATAGCCGTCAATACACCAATCCAAGGCACTGCTGCCGATATAATGAAACTTGCCATGATAAACGTTTACAACTTCCTCAAAGAAAATAAACTCAGAGCGAAGATGATACTTCAAATTCACGATGAACTCGTTCTAGAGGTTCCAAACGAGGAGGTGGAATTCGTCAGCACCAGGGTCAAGGAGATCATGGAAACAGTGGTAAAATTATCGGTACCACTGAAAACGGATGTAAAGGTATCCGATCACTGGGAATGAGGAGGTATCATGAATGGATGCACGGATCGTGAATGCATTGATAGCTGCTATCATCAACACGCTGAGAACCCTTTTGAATGTCTCACCGACGATCGGAAAACCCGGTTTGTTGAAGGAAATAAAGCCGAAGTTCGATATGATAACTGTTATAGGTTTTTCTGGAAACGTGGATGGAAACCTCATATACTCTTTCAGTCCAAGCACAGCACTCAAAGTTGTTTCTAAAATGATGGGTTTGCCGTACGATAATTTGGATGAACTCGCCATGAGTGCAATAGGTGAGCTTGGAAATATGATCGCCGGTGCACTCGCCATGAACCTGGAGAAGGCTGGATGCAGGATAGTCATAAGTCCTCCCACTGTTGTGACTGGAAACAATCTCAAACTTGCTGTGGAAGGGCTCGCAATAAATCTTCCAGCATCGATCTTTGACGGTGACGATGCAGAAGTTATACTTTCCGCTAAGGGTTCGATGAAATGTTCTCAGCAGTGATGATCCTTTTAGTTCTAGGTTGTGTGCTGTTTGTGTTGCTCATCGTTGCCTTTCGCACCTTTAAATTCGAATCTAAAGAACTCACGTGGAGAACTTTGTGGGTGATTCTTCTGTGTTTAATGTTGATGGGTCTTTCCATACTGTTCTCGTTTTTGGGGGGATGAACTGTGAAACAGTTGAGTGAACTGTTCGATTTCAAATCGAAACCGTCCGTGCACATGATGGTTTACTGTGCCTTGCTATTCTTTATGGCAAATTTCCTCGGTTTGATAGCTTCCGTTGCTGCAGTTGTATCTTGGGCGATATCGGTGCAGAGGTTTCTCGGTATCACGCAGGGATTAGGATTCTTTGCAGGGCTTGGGTTGTTACTGAGTTATCTCAAATGGCGAGGAGCACTCAGAGAGATTCACCGGCGACTTGCGGATCGATTTCCAAAGTATGCTTCTTTGATCATAACAGGCGATGAGCTTTGGTTGTTGATAGGTCTTTCAGCTTCCATCGCGGGTTTGTTCATAGTGCTCGTGCTTCCGTTTGGTTTCTTACTGTTGCTCGCGGGTTTGAGTTTGTTTGAACAACAGATGTTCTTATCGCTGAAATTGTTCGAAGAGAAAGAAAAGAAATTCTTCTCAGATTTGAACATACCATGCTCGATGTGCTTTACGAAAACTTACGATATTAATTATTTGATTTATTCGCTCGTCACGTTCTACGGTCACAGCTTCATCAAGATTCATGAAAACCTTGAAGCGTTCGAATGTTATTTCAGAGTTAGAGAAGAAATACTCAAGGAGGTGAAATCGTGAATTACAGATTCACAACGAGGGGTTTCGAAGCGACAACAGCGATGCAGCAGTATCTTGAAAAAAGGTTAGAAAAGGTTGACAGAGTCATAAGGGATGAGGAATTGGTGTCCGCAGAGATCAAGGCTGAGAAGGACGCTGTTAACTACGTGGTGAAGGCGAATTTGAACCTTAGAGGGAAAGTGATCGTTGTTCAAGAGAAACACCCAGATCTTTACACGGCGATGGATAATCTGTGTGACGCTCTAGAGAAAAAAGTGAAGAAGCTCAAATCGACGATCAGAGACAAACACAGAGAGCCAAAGCAAACCGAGATTCCAATCTCTGCGGAGGAAAGTGAAGAAGACATAGTTGAAACGAGGAGATTGCCTTTGAATGTGATGCCCTTGGAGGAAGCTGTTCTCCAGTTCAAAACCATGGAAAGGCAGTTCTTCCTGTTCAGAAACAGTGAGACGAATGAGATCAATCTTTTATTGCTCAGAAAGGATGGCAAGCTCAGTTTGTATGAATTCGTTGAATGAAAACTTGGGTGATAGTTGTGTCTACTGTTTTGATCATAAATGTTCAGAAAGATTTCGTGAGTGGTGCGATCGTTGAGGATGGTGAACTTCAGGAAATTTTCGATGAAGAGAACGAAACGATCGCTGGAAACCTCTATGTCGGATCGGTACAGAAAATCGTTCCCGGATTGAATGCAGCATTCATCGATATAGGTGAAGGTAAGAACGGTTTTTTGAGAATCTCAGATGTTGGAAAGTCCTACATCCAGCAGGTACTCGGTTCAAAACAGTTACAAGAAGGCACGAAACTTTTGGTTCAGGTGAAACACGATGCGGTGGGGCAGAAAGGCCCACAACTCACGTGTAAACTCTCACTCGTTGGTCGTTACGTGGTCTATTTCCCCCTATCCCGAGTTAGGGGGGTGTCGAAGAAAATTGTTGATCCTCGAGAAAGGGAGAGGTTGAAAAGCATCTTCTCCAAGTTGGAAAAGAATGAGGGGCTCGTCGTTAGGACAGCTGCAGAAGGGATACCTGCGGAAACCATCGAGGAAGAAGTTCAGTCTCTGAAGGAAGAATGGCGACAGGTCCTCAACAGTTTCAAAAAGGCAAGGAAGGTGAAATTGCTCAGAAGAGAACCAACTGCGATCGATTATATATTGAGAGAACGGTTGAACAAGAATATAGACGAAGTTTTTGTGAATGATCCAGAAGTTTGTGAAATGGTCAAGCAAGAAGTCAAAAAAATCAGCAAATCAATCCTTGTACATTTTTTAGAGGGCGATCTGTTTGAGCGTTTCAACGTCTATCATCAACTCAACGTTTTGCAGAGACGTACGATAGATCTTCCCAGCGGAGGTTATGTGGCCCTCGACACAACTGAAGCTATGACTGTGTTCGATGTTAACTCAGCGAGTTCCACGATGGGTAAGAATCAGGCCGAACTGGCATTCAGAACGAACGTGGAAGCCGCGAAAGAGATTGCCAGACAGCTCAGGTTGAGAAACATAGGTGGAATAATTATTGTAGACTTCATCGGTATGCCGAACAGAGATTATTACGATCAACTTTTCAAGAAAATCCGTGAATCTTTTGAGAAAGACCCCGCGCACGTGGAACTTTTAGGTTTCACTAGACTCGGCTTGTTCGAGATGACGCGCAAAAGACGAACTCCTTCCAGTGAACAACTCCTCTTCTCGGCATGCCCAGTTTGTAAGGGTTCTGGGAGAGTGTTTTCGGCGACCATAGTGCTCAGGAGGTTGTTCAACGAGTTGAACAAAATCGATTTGGCTCAATACAGCTCGGTGAAGATAAACTTACACCAGAGATTTTCAGGCTATTCTGAAAAGATCAAAACCTTAGTTTCGGAGTACAAAGACAAGATCAAAATCAGTTTCAGCAATTCAGATCCAAACGATTTTGAGATCACCCTCTCAAAGAAAGTTTAGCGGTTGTTCGTTCTCAGGGAGGAAAATTGCGCAAGCCAGTTTCCTTGCGCTTGCATTCTTGACACGACTTCTTCCATCGCTGAGAATTTGTTCCACAAATAAGTTTCTCTCTTTTGCAATCGTTCCAACCATGTTTCCAACTGTTTCGCTAGGTCTCTCAACTGTTTCGTGATAGTTCCAGTGATACCTGCTAGGCTGTCTATTCTTCCACCGAACTTTGTGAGTTCCCTCATGTAAGATTGAACTCTTTGAGCAAAACCGTCCGGTCCTCCGAAGAATGTCCAGACTTTTTGGGGATCTTCCCTCAAAAGATTCCTCAACTTTTCCTCGTCCAATTCGAGTTTCCCCGTTTTCATGTTTTGATATCCAAATTTGCTCGTTTCTATACCCAACTGCCATAAGTAAGAAATATCGCCTTCGATGCGTGTTGTTATGAAGCTTCTGAGTTTGAAGAATATTTCGTTCAAAAGGGAATCTCTCCGAAGCATACCTTGAAGTTTTTCTTCCTCCGTCATTTCTTCCTTTTTCTTCCCCGTTATGGGTTTTTCGTTCATCTTGTTGTAGATGTATTCCATCAGTTCGTTCCAATTTTTAACGAACTCCTTCACTTTCGAAACGATGGATTCAACGTCGTTCTCAACCGAGAACTTCACCGCTGTATCGAAGACTTCTCTCACCTTGATGGAAAGCCCCATATGGGTGAGCTCCAACGTGGATGAGTAGAGATCAACCCAGTTGACATTGTCGCTACTGAGTTGAACGCGGGTCACATTCCCGATGTTGAATTGACCTACATCCAAGCCGAGTAGATTGAGCAAATTTGAACTTCCATCTTCCAAGCTGATCATGTTTGCTCCAGTTTGATTCGACGTGATGAGCAATTTGTCAGAGTTGGCATCGTACATTGCGGTCACACCAGCAGAACTCGAATTTATGGCATCTATGAGTTGTTTCAAAGTCATGTTGGTACTCACATTGATTTGAACACCATTTATTTTGAGCGTGCCACTCTCGATCGTGATGTTCCTGTAGTTTGCAATTTGAGAGAGTGTTTTGTGGAGAGCCACTGCACCTAAGTGTGCGGTGCTGCGTAAAACATACTTCCCACTTTCTTGAACAACGGGTGCGTTGTTCAGATTGAAAACGAAACCGAATGTACCACTCTCGGTTCGAAGTGCAAACGCTTGAGAACTTTCTATCACGAGTTTTCCATCTTCGAACTTGACGTTGCCTTCCCCAAAAATATCGTCGAGCTTATCGATGATGTCAGAAATCGTATCGTTCTTCGAGATGTTCACCGTATGTATTGAAGCACCAAGCTGGATCTTCAGAACAGAATCGGTTGGATTGTACCTGTAGATCAGATCACCAAACTTCGTTGAAACATCGATTTGAGGTCCCAGAGTCCTTCCGCTGAGAAACGAGCTTCTACTCGCTATCGATAGAACCTTAATGTAATAAGTGCCGACTTTGGCCGAAGCGGAGGCGTCAATCGAGACATTTTGTGAATCGATCGAGACTCTTTTTGCCATCAACGTAGATTGGAGTTTGAAACTGGTGAGGAACGTTCCAAAATTTTCGAGCTTCTCCTCCAGCTGTTGATAGGCTTTTTGTTTCAATCCCAAGTCCTCGTATTTTTGGTATAACCTCTGC
This sequence is a window from Pseudothermotoga sp.. Protein-coding genes within it:
- a CDS encoding carboxymuconolactone decarboxylase family protein codes for the protein MVEEFVNYRAKLNQLIEKKGNLHTKRFMNLDAQVYEKGVLDTKTKEMLGLVASMVLRCNDCITYHMIRLFQLGTSDEEFFEIFNVALIVGGSIVIPHLRKAVEVLEELRELEKNGKTVSL
- a CDS encoding type III PLP-dependent enzyme encodes the protein MTVNEVVKKAAKSLETPFLLIDLDLVEENYKRLAAAIPGCKIFYAVKANSHPRIIERLRDLGSNFDVASLGEINKLSSLNITPDRMIFANPIKREKDIAYAYDLGVNLFAADSPMELEKIAENAPGSQIVIRVAVENRHSDWPLSRKFGADPMTAVQLIEQASRLRLNPVGVSFHVGSQNYDPKSWWNAIESVARIFYWAEKLYGINLNVLDIGGGIPVKHIKPIPTVEEIGITVQQAINEYLYGVKDLQIFAEPGRSMVGDAAILVTKVLLRCQRGSEEWVYIDAGVFHGLMETIENFRYEIVVEGKEDEQKVPFVLAGPTCDSVDKIYDDAMLPYNVTLDDILYFINAGAYTVEYATNFNGIPGPKVYFVQDLVSKV
- a CDS encoding MBL fold metallo-hydrolase codes for the protein MKFEVLITGGSIRVPPYVAAPYCTVALLSDEKRMVLIEPGSFPAWEALERSFKEKGLKAEDITDLVISHVHMDHIFCSIFFKNAVVHVHEKYIERNYSSFGPIAGLFYPMVLNSWKEVHPIKDGDVLFDCVKVFHTPYHSSDHVSLLIQTENMGRVFMPGDICYSRIEYFEYMKGYKKDDVAKFLKTISKDCDWIVFTHDLPMKVVG
- a CDS encoding CBS domain-containing protein; this encodes MKNWMSTDFPSISVKASVQEALNQMRKHRTDYCVATDEEGKFAGFVYKNNIANANFEASVENYVSFPDFYVHEDSYIEEAALTFRESHESCLAVVDEEMKVKGVVTLTEVLEAFVAITAMDEPGVRVLMVLQDKPGELKKVLDVFAMNNINVLAVNTVKRDGLRSLSIKVDAHEPKQIEWLLKEHGIKFEKLVKEEGF
- the polA gene encoding DNA polymerase I, yielding MARLFLFDGTGLAFRAYHAIDQSLSTSNGVPTNATYGLMRMMLKFLKEWVKEGDYTGFAMDKKTKTYRHELLAEYKAHRPSAPDAMLQQLPYIKRGVEALGVKVLEYEGCEADDVIATLAKKGESIFEEIHIVSGDKDMLQLVSDRIKVWRPVKGISELEMYDEKKVLEKFSVRPRYIVDLLALAGDAIDNVPGVQGIGPKTAVELISRYGSLEEIYEKIDKSSKIGKMLFQYREDAFKSKRLVTLMTNLELGLDWEELRYKGFNQERLVEFFKELEFSSLMKELGLYSQQPEQTPYKTVSTEAEFEKLLQRIHASQYVVIDVETDSLIPLDAHLVGVSVALPDKSSYYVPVGHKKGPNLPLEKVLKGLKTVLEDKTTRIIGQNLKYDYAVFMMYGLRPNVPTFDTMIAAYLLNPDEKKFGLDELALKFLNYKMMSFDDLVKSSSPLFSAVTFADVDVHDATRYSAEDADVTRKLYELLNVKLHEQGLTEVLEKIEMPLIPILAEMELTGVYVDVSYLKDLSMKYNVKMDELSRQIFDLAGEVFNLNSPKQTAYVLFEKLKIKPKGKTPSGEPSTRADILEDLVEEHPIVPLILSYRKYQKLKSTYLDVLPKLVHPKTNRIHTSFHQTGTATGRLSSSDPNLQNLPSRQEEGREIRKAIVPQHPNWKIVSADYSQIELRVLAHMSKDENLIEAFIKDKDVHTFTASRIFGVREEDVDPQQRAIGKMVNFSIIYGVSAYGLSQRTGLSFRQAEAFIKEYFELYPGVRDYLTKVISFAKTHGHVRTLFGRKREVPQLRSSDVSVRQEGERIAVNTPIQGTAADIMKLAMINVYNFLKENKLRAKMILQIHDELVLEVPNEEVEFVSTRVKEIMETVVKLSVPLKTDVKVSDHWE
- the minD gene encoding septum site-determining protein MinD, whose translation is MAKVIVVTSGKGGVGKTTVTANLGCTLAKFGDKVCVIDADIGLKNLDVVLGLENRVVHTLIDVVNGKVSAQEALVKHKQQRNLYLLATSQVATKEMVSPEDMKAVVKALHPLFDYIIIDSPAGIERGFRNAVAPAELALIVTTPELPALSDADRVVGLLENLGFDEKSMKVILNRFKSKMVKAGEMLTEQDVATTLALEIIGVVPDCEDVIIATNKGIPVVLNGDLNVTKVFENIARRLKGETIPLDQDLSQAQEKGFLSFFKNLFGKKRS
- a CDS encoding undecaprenyl-diphosphate phosphatase, producing the protein MFLAAVQGATEFLPISSSGHLLLASELLRGELNLKMAVLLHVGSLFAVLLFVRRSILRVFKDWKFLVNLVISTIPAAFVGIFFEDLVERAFSSLFLLPLLFAINALVLTLASLKNGDRSLEQMNVQHALLIGLFQAVAVFPGISRSGMALSAALLLGYKREEAVKYAFLMAIPVLAGASLLKLKGASIFMDLSFFVSFLSSLLALFVLRKVVLVGKLKVFASYCLAVAFLVFVLG
- a CDS encoding chemotaxis protein CheX gives rise to the protein MDARIVNALIAAIINTLRTLLNVSPTIGKPGLLKEIKPKFDMITVIGFSGNVDGNLIYSFSPSTALKVVSKMMGLPYDNLDELAMSAIGELGNMIAGALAMNLEKAGCRIVISPPTVVTGNNLKLAVEGLAINLPASIFDGDDAEVILSAKGSMKCSQQ
- a CDS encoding secondary thiamine-phosphate synthase enzyme YjbQ; the protein is MVDITDQIQKLISDSGLKNGVCFIFVPHTTAAITINEGADSSVRFDIIEKLSRLVPADGNYRHLEGNADAHIKASLIGSSVMVLVNDGELALGTWQRIFFCEFDGPRARQIFVQTLETRS
- the raiA gene encoding ribosome-associated translation inhibitor RaiA; this encodes MNYRFTTRGFEATTAMQQYLEKRLEKVDRVIRDEELVSAEIKAEKDAVNYVVKANLNLRGKVIVVQEKHPDLYTAMDNLCDALEKKVKKLKSTIRDKHREPKQTEIPISAEESEEDIVETRRLPLNVMPLEEAVLQFKTMERQFFLFRNSETNEINLLLLRKDGKLSLYEFVE